In Mercurialis annua linkage group LG6, ddMerAnnu1.2, whole genome shotgun sequence, the following are encoded in one genomic region:
- the LOC126688367 gene encoding single-stranded DNA-binding protein WHY1, chloroplastic-like, with translation MQQQLKMLSSPLTTQNPKLCSHCNTLPSLHSFKTLSLRRSSTIRTLAVNCRQPEFYEQKPQRFNSSRPSSDDSAELQPKVFVGHSIYKGKAALTVEPKAPEFAALESGAFKIAKEGFVLLQFAPAAGVRLYDWSRKQVFSLSVTEIGTLLSLGARDSCEFFHDPNKGKSDEGKVKKVLKIEPLPDGSGHFFNLSVQNKSMNLDESIYIPVTKAEFAVLISAFNYIMPYLLGWNAFANSIRPDINGHANNANPRIGKDFEWSR, from the exons ATGCAGCAGCAGCTAAAAATGCTATCTTCTCCACTGACtacccaaaaccctaaactaTGCTCTCACTGTAACACACTGCCTTCTTTGCACTCCTTCAAAACTCTTTCTCTTAGAAGAAGCTCCACCATCAGAACCCTCGCCGTTAACTGCCGTCAACCGGAGTTTTATGAGCAGAAGCCGCAGAGGTTTAACTCCTCACGCCCCTCTTCTGACGATTCCGCCG AATTGCAGCCTAAGGTTTTTGTGGGTCATTCAATTTACAAAGGCAAAGCTGCTCTTACTGTCGAACCTAAAGCACCTGAATTTGCTGCATTAGAG TCTGGGGCATTTAAGATAGCCAAGGAGGGTTTCGTGCTTTTACAATTCGCCCCTGCTGCCGGTGTTCGCCTATATGACTGGAGTCGGAAGCAG GTGTTCTCGTTATCCGTGACAGAAATTGGAACTCTTCTCAGCCTTGGTGCTAGGGACTCTTGTGAATTTTTCCATGATCCTAACAAGGGAAAGAG TGATGAAGGTAAGGTCAAGAAGGTGTTGAAGATAGAGCCACTTCCAGATGGTTCAGGCCACTTCTTTAACCTCA gtgttcaaaacaaatctatgaacCTGGATGAAAGCATTTACATTCCCGTTACCAAGGCTGAGTTTGCTGTCCTCATATCTGCTTTCAAT TATATCATGCCATACCTGTTAGGCTGGAACGCCTTTGCGAATTCTATTAGACCAGACATCAATGGCCATGCGAACAATGCGAATCCAAGGATTGGCAAAGACTTTGAATGGAGCAGGTAG
- the LOC126687754 gene encoding uncharacterized protein LOC126687754, producing MSSGSNSHGSSARSSRQYRPRQRRGSRPVYNYEGGARYCKCAFSVKAPIWVSWTRENPGRRFYGCRKGAIGCGFFDWYDEEPFTSRSKEVINELLDEIDEIVMGHENFNYLEDREDQRSAEMRNSYEFMVKLAREEGQKYKNRFWCVAAGFVLVLMVLILVIVAVR from the coding sequence ATGTCCAGTGGTTCAAATTCGCATGGTTCCTCTGCTAGATCCAGCAGACAGTATCGCCCTCGACAGAGGCGTGGTAGCAGACCTGTTTACAATTACGAGGGAGGAGCTCGTTACTGTAAATGTGCGTTTTCTGTCAAAGCTCCGATTTGGGTGTCATGGACGAGGGAAAATCCAGGAAGACGATTTTATGGGTGTAGGAAAGGTGCGATTGGCTGTGGATTCTTTGATTGGTATGATGAAGAACCCTTTACGAGTCGATCGAAGGAAGTCATTAATGAACTGTTAGATGAGATTGATGAAATTGTAATGGGTCATGAGAATTTCAACTACCTTGAAGATAGGGAAGACCAGAGATCTGCAGAAATGAGAAACTCATATGAATTCATGGTCAAATTGGCTAGAGAGGAGGGGCAAAAATACAAGAACAGGTTCTGGTGTGTTGCTGCTGGCTTTGTGTTAGTGTTGATGGTTTTAATTCTTGTAATTGTAGCTGTTAGATGA
- the LOC126686711 gene encoding protein TRANSPARENT TESTA 9-like isoform X1: protein MWFSFWRSRDRFSLDELRYLTDQLQKTQTVNEVNKDFVIEALRSIAELITYGDQHDTKFFELFMEKQVMGEFVRILKICRAVSVSLQLLQTMSIMIQNLKSEHAIYYMFSNEHINFLITYKFDFRHDELLSYYISFLRAISGKLNKNTISLLVKTQNDDVVSFPLYVEAIRFAFHEESMIRTAVRALTLNVYHVGDESVNRFVAKQPHSNYFSNLVTFFRKQCVDLNGLVSEVTKKPDTDANAIMIAAVDEIEDKLYYFSDVISAGIPDVGKLITDNMLEFLILPLLLPSLRLDAVNVQETQIDAITSLYLLCCILRIVKIKDLANAIAAAFFCPPEVFIPKSEAKVNGHVSDHSYTSEADQSDNGNIVEFDGCLKVTLPNAASSSQVNPEEIVLQNECSSSYGSLRYALLSFITNGDDLQVLGSLSVLATLLQTKELDETMLDALGILPQRKQHKKLLLQALVGEGSGEDQLFASELGFSRDSFSNELDGYLQKLKELHGGVCYYPEVGTSPRVHRFQVLDALVSLFCRSDISAETLWDGGWLLRQLLPYSEAEFNNQYEKLLKDSYINCTSAIVKETRGMWPDLLLTVLCDEWIKCKRAIEASPPRKEPKDILLPSQKAFCNDSLHNESSIKAAERMCELVKVFVLLHQVQLFYLGRVLPEQPPIYPPTDAPENSRARTAGLDISCPKPGIELKLVDAVPCRIAFERGKERHFCFLAMSWGTSGWILLAEELPLKHQYGVVRLIAPLAGSDPRVDGTHPWLHLRIRPTFPPYADLKKYVASKKTKPLVDGRWTLAFRNEESCKIAFSMTIEEINLQNDEVERRLKPLLDIQGAVDISNQSPLCCSDAVSSSSIPSDSL, encoded by the exons ATATTTAACTGATCAGCTCCAGAAAACTCAAACTGTAAATGAGGTTAATAAG GATTTTGTTATTGAGGCACTGAGATCCATAGCAGAATTGATAACTTATGGTGATCAACATGATACTAAATTCTTTGA ATTATTTATGGAGAAGCAAGTCATGGGGGAGTTTGTACGAATTCTAAAGATATGTAGAGCAGTGTCTGTTTCACTTCAATTATTGCAGACAATGAGCATTATGATTCAGAATCTTAAATCTGAACATGCAATTT ATTACATGTTTAGCAATGAACATATTAACTTCTTAATTACTTATAAGTTTGACTTCCGTCATGACGAGCTATTGTCGTACTACATTTCATTCTTAAG AGCGATAAGTGGAAAGTTGAACAAGAATACGATTTCTCTGCTTGTTAAGACTCAAAAT GACGATGTGGTTTCTTTTCCACTGTATGTAGAGGCAATACGGTTTGCTTTCCATGAAGAAAGTATGATTCGGACTGCAGTACGTGCTTTGACATTAAATGTTTATCATG TTGGAGATGAGTCCGTGAATAGATTTGTTGCCAAGCAGCCTCattctaattatttttcaaacttgGTGACATTTTTTCGGAAGCAATGCGTTGATTTAAATGGATTGGTCTCTGAAGTTACAAA AAAGCCAGATACAGATGCAAACGCCATAATGATTGCTGCTGTGGATGAAATTGAGGATAAGCTTTACTATTTTAGTGATGTCATATCTGCTGGAATTCCTGATGTTGGAAAGTTAATAACAGACAACATGTTGGAATTTCTGATACTTCCATTGCTACTTCCATCCTTGAGATTGGATGCtgttaat GTCCAGGAAACACAGATTGATGCCATCACTTCTCTGTATTTACTTTGTTGCATCTTACGCATAGTTAAAATAAAGGATTTGGCGAATGCCATTGCTGCTGCTTTCTTTTGTCCACCAGAAGTTTTTATTCCAAAATCTGAAGCTAAGGTCAACGGACATGTGTCTGATCATAGTTATACAAGTGAAGCTGACCAGTCAGATAATGGTAATATCGTAGAGTTTGATGGTTGTCTGAAAGTGACTTTGCCAAATGCCGCTAGTTCTTCACAAGTTAATCCAGAAGAAATTGTCTTGCAAAATGAATGTAGTAGTTCATACGGGTCTTTGAG GTACGCATTGCTTTCTTTCATTACTAATGGTGATGATTTACAAGTTCTGGGTTCTTTGAGTGTGCTGGCTACACTATTGCAAACAAAAG AATTGGATGAAACAATGCTAGATGCTCTTGGCATTCTGCCACAGCGCAAGCAACATAAGAAACTTTTACTG CAAGCATTGGTTGGTGAAGGCTCCGGTGAAGATCAACTTTTTGCTTCAGAGCTTGGTTTTTCTAGAGATTCTTTCAGTAATGAGCTTGATGGCTATCTACAAAAACTGAAG GAGCTGCATGGAGGAGTATGCTATTACCCAGAGGTGGGAACAAGCCCTCGTGTACATAGATTTCAG GTGCTTGATGCACTGGTCAGTCTCTTTTGCCGGTCCGATATATCTGCAGAGACATTGTGGGATGGTGGTTGGCTCTTGCGTCAACTACTTCCATATAGTGAAGCTGAGTTCAATAACCAGTATGAGAAATTGTTGAAG GATTCATACATCAATTGTACTAGTGCTATTGTAAAGGAGACCAGAGGTATGTGGCCTGATCTTCTTCTGACAGTCCTATGTGATGAATGGATAAAATGCAAAAGAG CCATTGAAGCTTCACCCCCTCGCAAAGAGCCAAAAGACATACTCTTGCCCTCACAGAAGGCTTTTTGTAATG ATTCTCTTCATAACGAGTCATCAATAAAGGCCGCTGAAAGAATGTGTGAATTGGTGAAG GTGTTTGTACTTCTTCATCAGGTTCAACTGTTCTACCTTGGCAGGGTGTTGCCTGAGCAGCCTCCTATATATCCCCCAACTGATGCCCCTGAAAACTCCCGTGCTAGAACTGCTGGCCTTGATATTTCATGTCCTAAACCAGGAATTGAATTGAAACTTG TTGATGCCGTGCCTTGTCGGATTGCATTTGAGAGAGGTAAAGAACGACACTTTTGCTTCCTAGCAATGTCTTGGGGCACATCCGGCTGGATCCTCCTTGCAGAAGAACTACCTCTGAAGCATCAATATGGGGTTGTCCGTCTAATTGCTCCTTTGGCTGGTTCTGAT CCTAGAGTTGACGGCACACATCCTTGGTTACACTTGCGCATCCGTCCAACCTTTCCACCCTATGCCGACCTTAAAAAATATGTAGCCTCCAAAAAGACCAAACCATTAGTTGATGGGAGATGGACTTTAGCATTCCGGAATGAGGAATCTTGCAAGATTGCTTTCTCTATGACCATTGAGGAGATAAATCTGCAAAACGACGAGGTTGAGAGAAGATTAAAACCGTTGCTTGATATTCAAGGAGCTGTTGATATTTCAAACCAATCTCCTCTATGTTGTTCTGATGCTGTGTCCTCAAGCTCAATCCCTTCCGATTCATTGTAA
- the LOC126686711 gene encoding protein TRANSPARENT TESTA 9-like isoform X3, with the protein MWFSFWRSRDRFSLDELRYLTDQLQKTQTVNEVNKDFVIEALRSIAELITYGDQHDTKFFELFMEKQVMGEFVRILKICRAVSVSLQLLQTMSIMIQNLKSEHAIYYMFSNEHINFLITYKFDFRHDELLSYYISFLRAISGKLNKNTISLLVKTQNDDVVSFPLYVEAIRFAFHEESMIRTAVRALTLNVYHVGDESVNRFVAKQPHSNYFSNLVTFFRKQCVDLNGLVSEVTKKPDTDANAIMIAAVDEIEDKLYYFSDVISAGIPDVGKLITDNMLEFLILPLLLPSLRLDAVNVQETQIDAITSLYLLCCILRIVKIKDLANAIAAAFFCPPEVFIPKSEAKVNGHVSDHSYTSEADQSDNGNIVEFDGCLKVTLPNAASSSQVNPEEIVLQNECSSSYGSLRYALLSFITNGDDLQVLGSLSVLATLLQTKELDETMLDALGILPQRKQHKKLLLQALVGEGSGEDQLFASELGFSRDSFSNELDGYLQKLKELHGGVCYYPEVGTSPRVHRFQVLDALVSLFCRSDISAETLWDGGWLLRQLLPYSEAEFNNQYEKLLKDSYINCTSAIVKETRGMWPDLLLTVLCDEWIKCKRAIEASPPRKEPKDILLPSQKAFCNDSLHNESSIKAAERMCELVKVFVLLHQVQLFYLGRVLPEQPPIYPPTDAPENSRARTAGLDISCPKPGIELKLVDAVPCRIAFERGKERHFCFLAMSWGTSGWILLAEELPLKHQYGVVRLIAPLAGSDS; encoded by the exons ATATTTAACTGATCAGCTCCAGAAAACTCAAACTGTAAATGAGGTTAATAAG GATTTTGTTATTGAGGCACTGAGATCCATAGCAGAATTGATAACTTATGGTGATCAACATGATACTAAATTCTTTGA ATTATTTATGGAGAAGCAAGTCATGGGGGAGTTTGTACGAATTCTAAAGATATGTAGAGCAGTGTCTGTTTCACTTCAATTATTGCAGACAATGAGCATTATGATTCAGAATCTTAAATCTGAACATGCAATTT ATTACATGTTTAGCAATGAACATATTAACTTCTTAATTACTTATAAGTTTGACTTCCGTCATGACGAGCTATTGTCGTACTACATTTCATTCTTAAG AGCGATAAGTGGAAAGTTGAACAAGAATACGATTTCTCTGCTTGTTAAGACTCAAAAT GACGATGTGGTTTCTTTTCCACTGTATGTAGAGGCAATACGGTTTGCTTTCCATGAAGAAAGTATGATTCGGACTGCAGTACGTGCTTTGACATTAAATGTTTATCATG TTGGAGATGAGTCCGTGAATAGATTTGTTGCCAAGCAGCCTCattctaattatttttcaaacttgGTGACATTTTTTCGGAAGCAATGCGTTGATTTAAATGGATTGGTCTCTGAAGTTACAAA AAAGCCAGATACAGATGCAAACGCCATAATGATTGCTGCTGTGGATGAAATTGAGGATAAGCTTTACTATTTTAGTGATGTCATATCTGCTGGAATTCCTGATGTTGGAAAGTTAATAACAGACAACATGTTGGAATTTCTGATACTTCCATTGCTACTTCCATCCTTGAGATTGGATGCtgttaat GTCCAGGAAACACAGATTGATGCCATCACTTCTCTGTATTTACTTTGTTGCATCTTACGCATAGTTAAAATAAAGGATTTGGCGAATGCCATTGCTGCTGCTTTCTTTTGTCCACCAGAAGTTTTTATTCCAAAATCTGAAGCTAAGGTCAACGGACATGTGTCTGATCATAGTTATACAAGTGAAGCTGACCAGTCAGATAATGGTAATATCGTAGAGTTTGATGGTTGTCTGAAAGTGACTTTGCCAAATGCCGCTAGTTCTTCACAAGTTAATCCAGAAGAAATTGTCTTGCAAAATGAATGTAGTAGTTCATACGGGTCTTTGAG GTACGCATTGCTTTCTTTCATTACTAATGGTGATGATTTACAAGTTCTGGGTTCTTTGAGTGTGCTGGCTACACTATTGCAAACAAAAG AATTGGATGAAACAATGCTAGATGCTCTTGGCATTCTGCCACAGCGCAAGCAACATAAGAAACTTTTACTG CAAGCATTGGTTGGTGAAGGCTCCGGTGAAGATCAACTTTTTGCTTCAGAGCTTGGTTTTTCTAGAGATTCTTTCAGTAATGAGCTTGATGGCTATCTACAAAAACTGAAG GAGCTGCATGGAGGAGTATGCTATTACCCAGAGGTGGGAACAAGCCCTCGTGTACATAGATTTCAG GTGCTTGATGCACTGGTCAGTCTCTTTTGCCGGTCCGATATATCTGCAGAGACATTGTGGGATGGTGGTTGGCTCTTGCGTCAACTACTTCCATATAGTGAAGCTGAGTTCAATAACCAGTATGAGAAATTGTTGAAG GATTCATACATCAATTGTACTAGTGCTATTGTAAAGGAGACCAGAGGTATGTGGCCTGATCTTCTTCTGACAGTCCTATGTGATGAATGGATAAAATGCAAAAGAG CCATTGAAGCTTCACCCCCTCGCAAAGAGCCAAAAGACATACTCTTGCCCTCACAGAAGGCTTTTTGTAATG ATTCTCTTCATAACGAGTCATCAATAAAGGCCGCTGAAAGAATGTGTGAATTGGTGAAG GTGTTTGTACTTCTTCATCAGGTTCAACTGTTCTACCTTGGCAGGGTGTTGCCTGAGCAGCCTCCTATATATCCCCCAACTGATGCCCCTGAAAACTCCCGTGCTAGAACTGCTGGCCTTGATATTTCATGTCCTAAACCAGGAATTGAATTGAAACTTG TTGATGCCGTGCCTTGTCGGATTGCATTTGAGAGAGGTAAAGAACGACACTTTTGCTTCCTAGCAATGTCTTGGGGCACATCCGGCTGGATCCTCCTTGCAGAAGAACTACCTCTGAAGCATCAATATGGGGTTGTCCGTCTAATTGCTCCTTTGGCTGGTTCTGAT AGTTGA
- the LOC126686711 gene encoding protein TRANSPARENT TESTA 9-like isoform X2: protein MWFSFWRSRDRFSLDELRYLTDQLQKTQTVNEVNKDFVIEALRSIAELITYGDQHDTKFFELFMEKQVMGEFVRILKICRAVSVSLQLLQTMSIMIQNLKSEHAIYYMFSNEHINFLITYKFDFRHDELLSYYISFLRAISGKLNKNTISLLVKTQNDDVVSFPLYVEAIRFAFHEESMIRTAVRALTLNVYHVGDESVNRFVAKQPHSNYFSNLVTFFRKQCVDLNGLVSEVTKKPDTDANAIMIAAVDEIEDKLYYFSDVISAGIPDVGKLITDNMLEFLILPLLLPSLRLDAVNVQETQIDAITSLYLLCCILRIVKIKDLANAIAAAFFCPPEVFIPKSEAKVNGHVSDHSYTSEADQSDNGNIVEFDGCLKVTLPNAASSSQVNPEEIVLQNECSSSYGSLRYALLSFITNGDDLQVLGSLSVLATLLQTKELDETMLDALGILPQRKQHKKLLLQALVGEGSGEDQLFASELGFSRDSFSNELDGYLQKLKELHGGVCYYPEVGTSPRVHRFQVLDALVSLFCRSDISAETLWDGGWLLRQLLPYSEAEFNNQYEKLLKDSYINCTSAIVKETRGMWPDLLLTVLCDEWIKCKRAIEASPPRKEPKDILLPSQKAFCNDSLHNESSIKAAERMCELVKVFVLLHQVQLFYLGRVLPEQPPIYPPTDAPENSRARTAGLDISCPKPGIELKLVDAVPCRIAFERGKERHFCFLAMSWGTSGWILLAEELPLKHQYGVVRLIAPLAGSDVRYLYFALSVISEIIFIH, encoded by the exons ATATTTAACTGATCAGCTCCAGAAAACTCAAACTGTAAATGAGGTTAATAAG GATTTTGTTATTGAGGCACTGAGATCCATAGCAGAATTGATAACTTATGGTGATCAACATGATACTAAATTCTTTGA ATTATTTATGGAGAAGCAAGTCATGGGGGAGTTTGTACGAATTCTAAAGATATGTAGAGCAGTGTCTGTTTCACTTCAATTATTGCAGACAATGAGCATTATGATTCAGAATCTTAAATCTGAACATGCAATTT ATTACATGTTTAGCAATGAACATATTAACTTCTTAATTACTTATAAGTTTGACTTCCGTCATGACGAGCTATTGTCGTACTACATTTCATTCTTAAG AGCGATAAGTGGAAAGTTGAACAAGAATACGATTTCTCTGCTTGTTAAGACTCAAAAT GACGATGTGGTTTCTTTTCCACTGTATGTAGAGGCAATACGGTTTGCTTTCCATGAAGAAAGTATGATTCGGACTGCAGTACGTGCTTTGACATTAAATGTTTATCATG TTGGAGATGAGTCCGTGAATAGATTTGTTGCCAAGCAGCCTCattctaattatttttcaaacttgGTGACATTTTTTCGGAAGCAATGCGTTGATTTAAATGGATTGGTCTCTGAAGTTACAAA AAAGCCAGATACAGATGCAAACGCCATAATGATTGCTGCTGTGGATGAAATTGAGGATAAGCTTTACTATTTTAGTGATGTCATATCTGCTGGAATTCCTGATGTTGGAAAGTTAATAACAGACAACATGTTGGAATTTCTGATACTTCCATTGCTACTTCCATCCTTGAGATTGGATGCtgttaat GTCCAGGAAACACAGATTGATGCCATCACTTCTCTGTATTTACTTTGTTGCATCTTACGCATAGTTAAAATAAAGGATTTGGCGAATGCCATTGCTGCTGCTTTCTTTTGTCCACCAGAAGTTTTTATTCCAAAATCTGAAGCTAAGGTCAACGGACATGTGTCTGATCATAGTTATACAAGTGAAGCTGACCAGTCAGATAATGGTAATATCGTAGAGTTTGATGGTTGTCTGAAAGTGACTTTGCCAAATGCCGCTAGTTCTTCACAAGTTAATCCAGAAGAAATTGTCTTGCAAAATGAATGTAGTAGTTCATACGGGTCTTTGAG GTACGCATTGCTTTCTTTCATTACTAATGGTGATGATTTACAAGTTCTGGGTTCTTTGAGTGTGCTGGCTACACTATTGCAAACAAAAG AATTGGATGAAACAATGCTAGATGCTCTTGGCATTCTGCCACAGCGCAAGCAACATAAGAAACTTTTACTG CAAGCATTGGTTGGTGAAGGCTCCGGTGAAGATCAACTTTTTGCTTCAGAGCTTGGTTTTTCTAGAGATTCTTTCAGTAATGAGCTTGATGGCTATCTACAAAAACTGAAG GAGCTGCATGGAGGAGTATGCTATTACCCAGAGGTGGGAACAAGCCCTCGTGTACATAGATTTCAG GTGCTTGATGCACTGGTCAGTCTCTTTTGCCGGTCCGATATATCTGCAGAGACATTGTGGGATGGTGGTTGGCTCTTGCGTCAACTACTTCCATATAGTGAAGCTGAGTTCAATAACCAGTATGAGAAATTGTTGAAG GATTCATACATCAATTGTACTAGTGCTATTGTAAAGGAGACCAGAGGTATGTGGCCTGATCTTCTTCTGACAGTCCTATGTGATGAATGGATAAAATGCAAAAGAG CCATTGAAGCTTCACCCCCTCGCAAAGAGCCAAAAGACATACTCTTGCCCTCACAGAAGGCTTTTTGTAATG ATTCTCTTCATAACGAGTCATCAATAAAGGCCGCTGAAAGAATGTGTGAATTGGTGAAG GTGTTTGTACTTCTTCATCAGGTTCAACTGTTCTACCTTGGCAGGGTGTTGCCTGAGCAGCCTCCTATATATCCCCCAACTGATGCCCCTGAAAACTCCCGTGCTAGAACTGCTGGCCTTGATATTTCATGTCCTAAACCAGGAATTGAATTGAAACTTG TTGATGCCGTGCCTTGTCGGATTGCATTTGAGAGAGGTAAAGAACGACACTTTTGCTTCCTAGCAATGTCTTGGGGCACATCCGGCTGGATCCTCCTTGCAGAAGAACTACCTCTGAAGCATCAATATGGGGTTGTCCGTCTAATTGCTCCTTTGGCTGGTTCTGATGTACGTTATCTGTATTTTGCTCTTTCTGTGATATCAG AGATTATTTTTATCCACTAA